In Gambusia affinis linkage group LG08, SWU_Gaff_1.0, whole genome shotgun sequence, a single window of DNA contains:
- the gdpgp1 gene encoding GDP-D-glucose phosphorylase 1, which produces MSVHKDPTMLPQFVYSTEEFVTNVLQKRENRPPPSKLDSLIRDGWTDRMDRGLFRYHLGVLKTRVLPGSNGYIAQLNVQRGIERRKPQEILSIQQEFNPSQFNFNKINAEEILFEMMKDTGGGRDVPDDQLPQTCRMVVLINVSPLEFGHCLLVPDPSLCLPQILTRAAVQVGIESVLLSSSPGFRVGFNSLGAFASVNHLHLHGYYLDHELKIESSLVKPLIPEKNFFRIHDFPVGFLLYTESEEVETAARTICKVTDFFVGENIAHNLFLTRGCPPSGQMQTAKERCLRKGVRIAIWPRTSCFGAKEESAFNVALCELAGHLPFKNKKDFEATTEREVISIVQKYLLPDDEFHKLEEQLVKHLLTH; this is translated from the coding sequence ATCCAACCATGCTGCCTCAGTTTGTGTACAGCACTGAGGAGTTTGTCACAAATGTGcttcagaaaagagaaaaccgTCCACCACCTTCCAAGCTTGACTCGCTCATCAGAGATGGTTGGACAGACAGGATGGACAGAGGACTCTTCCGCTACCATCTAGGGGTTTTAAAAACACGTGTCCTACCAGGGTCAAATGGTTACATCGCTCAGCTCAATGTTCAACGTGGAATCGAGAGGAGGAAGCCCCAGGAGATACTGAGCATTCAGCAAGAGTTTAATCCCAGCCAGTTTaacttcaacaaaataaatgcagaagaaaTTCTGTTTGAGATGATGAAGGACACAGGTGGAGGAAGAGATGTGCCTGATGACCAGTTGCCTCAAACTTGCAGGATGGTTGTGTTGATCAATGTTAGCCCTTTGGAGTTTGGACACTGTCTTCTTGTTCCAGATCCGTCTCTCTGTTTACCACAGATCCTTACAAGAGCTGCTGTCCAGGTCGGTATCGAGTCTGTGCTGCTCAGCTCCAGCCCAGGTTTCCGTGTGGGGTTTAACAGCCTTGGAGCATTTGCATCTGTTAATCACTTGCACCTCCATGGATATTACCTGGACCACGAGCTGAAGATTGAATCCAGCCTGGTTAAACCTTTGATACCCGAGAAGAATTTTTTTCGCATCCACGATTTTCCGGTTGGATTTTTGCTCTATACAGAATCCGAAGAAGTGGAGACGGCAGCAAGAACGATCTGTAAAGTGACAGACTTTTTTGTGGGTGAAAACATCGCTCATAATCTGTTCCTGACCAGAGGATGTCCACCAAGTGGTCAAATGCAGACTGCAAAGGAGCGCTGTTTAAGAAAAGGTGTGCGTATAGCTATTTGGCCCAGAACATCCTGCTTCGGTGCCAAAGAGGAATCTGCCTTTAATGTTGCACTCTGTGAGTTAGCAGGGCATTTAccctttaaaaacaagaaggacTTTGAGGCTACAACTGAGAGAGAGGTCATCAGTATAGTTCAGAAGTATCTTCTGCCTGATGATGAGTTTCACAAACTGGAAGAACAGCTTGTTAAACACTTACTGACTCACTAA